From a single Alloactinosynnema sp. L-07 genomic region:
- a CDS encoding TetR/AcrR family transcriptional regulator — protein sequence MTAVGSDEVGPHRQRIIAAAAELTVTSGWASVTMSRLAEIVGVSRQTVYNEIGSKPALAEAMVLDELARFLAVVDKAFEHHPGDLIPAITEAVRGALELAQGNTLLHAVVSATHGADTELLPLLTTHAGSLLSTAKAVVADRLRPFDLALDEHELEVVIDMVVRLVLSHVMQPSATPAQTADDIAWIAGRVLAG from the coding sequence ATGACGGCGGTCGGTTCGGACGAGGTGGGCCCGCACCGGCAGCGCATCATCGCCGCGGCGGCTGAGCTGACCGTGACGTCGGGGTGGGCGTCGGTGACGATGTCGCGGCTGGCCGAGATCGTCGGGGTGAGCCGCCAGACCGTCTACAACGAGATCGGCTCCAAGCCCGCCCTCGCCGAGGCCATGGTGCTCGACGAGCTGGCCCGGTTCCTCGCGGTGGTCGACAAGGCGTTCGAACACCATCCCGGCGACCTCATCCCCGCGATCACCGAGGCCGTGCGCGGCGCGCTGGAGCTGGCCCAGGGCAACACCTTGCTGCACGCCGTCGTCTCGGCCACCCACGGTGCCGACACCGAACTGCTGCCGCTGCTGACCACCCACGCCGGGTCGCTGCTGAGCACCGCGAAGGCCGTGGTGGCCGACCGGCTGCGGCCATTCGACCTGGCGCTCGATGAACACGAACTCGAAGTGGTGATCGACATGGTCGTGCGGCTCGTCCTCAGCCACGTCATGCAGCCCTCGGCGACACCAGCGCAGACCGCCGACGACATCGCGTGGATCGCCGGGCGAGTCCTGGCCGGGTGA
- a CDS encoding gamma-glutamyltransferase family protein: MRFTTRPELVGTFGMVSSTHWLASAAGMAVLEDGGNAFDAAVATGFVLQVVEPHLNGPGGEVPALFTTAADPTPRVLCGQGVAPAAASVQRYRDLGLDLVPGTGLLAATVPGSWDAWLLLLRDHGTKELPDVLRYAISYARDGFPLVPNIRAVIDQVRELFTDHWPTSAHWLGVTGDRHANPVLAGTWERLLSEAVGPTREARIDAARAAWSQGFVAEAIDAFCRTAVRDSSGRAHAGLLTGQDLAGWSATYEDAVSIDQGEWTVAKCGPWTQGPVLLQQLRLLDGFDLSYVDGIPTAATVHTVLECAKLAFADREAWYGDTEVPLDGLLAPAYADERRALVGDRASFELRPGSPGGRVPRLPEPPAPREVLRSVEVGEHVISRDGRTRGDTVHVDVVDRHGNMISATPSGGWLQSSPTIPALGFCLNSRAEMFWLTEGLPNSLAGGKRPRITLTPTLALRDGEPALAFGTPGGDGQDQWQLCFWLAHMLGGLNLQAAIDAPTWHSTAFPSSFYPRASNPGEAYVESRVGATALDDLRRRGHLVVDAGPWSLGRMCAVGRDRGLLRAAANPRGMQGYAVGR, translated from the coding sequence ATGCGCTTCACCACTCGCCCGGAGCTGGTCGGCACGTTCGGGATGGTGTCCTCGACGCACTGGCTGGCCTCGGCTGCGGGGATGGCGGTGCTGGAGGACGGCGGCAACGCATTCGACGCGGCCGTCGCCACCGGATTCGTGCTGCAGGTGGTCGAACCGCACCTGAACGGCCCTGGCGGCGAGGTGCCCGCGCTGTTCACCACGGCCGCCGACCCGACCCCGCGCGTGCTCTGCGGCCAAGGCGTCGCGCCCGCCGCCGCGAGCGTCCAGCGCTACCGCGACCTCGGGCTCGACCTGGTCCCGGGCACCGGCCTGCTCGCCGCGACCGTGCCGGGCTCGTGGGACGCGTGGCTCCTGCTGCTGCGCGACCACGGCACGAAGGAACTGCCCGACGTGCTCCGGTACGCGATCTCCTACGCCCGCGACGGGTTCCCCCTGGTGCCGAACATCCGCGCGGTCATCGACCAGGTGCGGGAGCTGTTCACCGACCACTGGCCGACCTCCGCGCACTGGCTCGGCGTGACCGGCGACCGTCATGCCAACCCTGTCCTCGCGGGCACCTGGGAGCGGCTGCTGAGCGAGGCGGTGGGGCCGACCAGGGAGGCGCGCATCGATGCCGCCCGAGCCGCGTGGTCGCAGGGTTTCGTGGCCGAGGCGATCGACGCGTTCTGCCGCACGGCGGTCCGCGACAGCTCGGGCCGTGCGCACGCGGGCCTGCTGACCGGCCAGGACCTGGCGGGGTGGTCGGCGACCTACGAGGACGCGGTCTCGATCGACCAGGGCGAGTGGACCGTGGCGAAGTGCGGCCCGTGGACCCAAGGACCTGTTCTCCTGCAACAGCTCCGCCTGCTCGACGGGTTCGATCTGTCCTATGTGGATGGAATACCCACGGCGGCGACCGTCCACACTGTCCTGGAATGCGCCAAGCTCGCGTTCGCCGACCGGGAGGCCTGGTACGGCGACACCGAGGTCCCACTGGACGGCCTGCTCGCACCGGCCTACGCCGATGAACGGCGAGCGCTGGTCGGCGACAGGGCGTCGTTTGAGCTGCGTCCAGGATCGCCCGGCGGCCGCGTCCCCCGGCTGCCAGAGCCGCCCGCCCCGCGCGAGGTGCTCCGGTCGGTCGAGGTCGGCGAGCACGTCATCAGCCGCGACGGCCGGACCAGGGGCGACACCGTGCACGTCGACGTCGTTGACCGGCACGGCAACATGATCTCCGCGACCCCGTCGGGCGGCTGGCTGCAGTCGTCGCCGACCATCCCGGCACTCGGGTTCTGTCTGAACTCCCGCGCCGAGATGTTCTGGCTGACCGAGGGGCTGCCCAACTCGCTGGCGGGCGGCAAACGGCCGCGGATCACGCTCACCCCGACCCTGGCACTGCGCGACGGCGAACCCGCGTTGGCGTTCGGCACCCCGGGCGGGGACGGCCAGGACCAGTGGCAGCTGTGCTTCTGGCTGGCCCACATGCTGGGCGGGCTGAACCTGCAGGCCGCGATCGACGCGCCGACTTGGCATTCCACGGCGTTCCCCAGCTCGTTCTATCCACGCGCGTCCAACCCGGGCGAGGCGTATGTCGAGTCACGCGTCGGGGCGACGGCATTGGACGACCTGAGGCGGCGCGGACACCTGGTGGTCGACGCGGGCCCGTGGTCGCTGGGGCGGATGTGCGCGGTCGGCCGGGATCGGGGGCTGCTGCGGGCAGCGGCGAACCCACGCGGAATGCAGGGGTACGCCGTGGGCCGTTAG
- a CDS encoding YibE/F family protein, with the protein MDDWDTQPIPRVPAAAEPSPGSGHGHGHGHGPATPVSARVRKLLIALVAPFALAAVAGVALLFPTGDGPADVGQQPVLGSVTAAQAGPCGEGGDDKQCLIVTVLMSDGKAAGSDIRTTVPVEPSTPRFAVGDDVVLAYSGGDPLSGGSYQLVDFQRGVPLAVLAALFAAAVLALGRWQGLKALVSLGATFAVLLLFILPAILRGENPLLVAVAGAGVIMFVVLYLTHGLSARTTTAVLGTMVSLALIGVLSAAFAAAAKLTGLDEETANLVGSLGTPIDTRGLLLAGIVIGALGVLDDVTITQTSAVWELRAANPALGFRELYAAGGRIGRDHVSSAVNTLVMAYAGAALPVLLYSSISGVGLGTILGSQSIAQEIVRTLVGSIGLVAAVPVTTAIAAWVAIHEE; encoded by the coding sequence GTGGATGACTGGGACACGCAGCCGATCCCGCGGGTCCCGGCCGCCGCGGAACCTTCCCCTGGATCAGGGCACGGACATGGGCACGGCCACGGGCCCGCCACCCCGGTCTCCGCGCGGGTGCGCAAGCTGCTCATCGCCCTGGTGGCGCCGTTCGCGCTCGCCGCGGTCGCGGGGGTCGCGCTGCTCTTCCCCACCGGCGACGGTCCGGCCGACGTAGGCCAACAGCCCGTCCTCGGGTCCGTCACCGCCGCGCAGGCCGGTCCCTGCGGTGAGGGCGGCGACGACAAGCAGTGCCTGATCGTCACCGTGCTGATGTCCGACGGGAAGGCCGCGGGCAGCGACATCCGCACCACCGTCCCCGTGGAGCCCAGCACCCCGCGCTTCGCCGTCGGCGACGACGTGGTGCTCGCCTACAGCGGCGGCGACCCGCTCAGCGGCGGCTCCTACCAGCTCGTGGACTTCCAGCGGGGCGTGCCGCTGGCGGTGCTGGCCGCGCTGTTCGCCGCCGCGGTGCTGGCGCTGGGCCGCTGGCAGGGCCTCAAGGCGCTCGTGTCGCTCGGCGCGACGTTCGCGGTGCTGCTGCTGTTCATCCTCCCGGCCATCCTGCGCGGGGAGAACCCGTTGCTCGTGGCCGTCGCGGGCGCGGGCGTGATCATGTTCGTGGTGCTCTATCTGACCCATGGGCTGTCCGCGCGGACGACGACCGCGGTCCTGGGCACGATGGTCAGCCTGGCGCTCATCGGAGTACTCAGCGCGGCGTTCGCGGCGGCGGCCAAGCTGACCGGACTGGACGAGGAGACCGCGAACCTCGTCGGTTCGCTCGGCACCCCGATCGACACCCGCGGCCTGCTGCTCGCGGGCATCGTCATCGGCGCGCTCGGTGTCCTCGACGACGTCACGATCACCCAGACGAGCGCGGTCTGGGAACTGCGCGCGGCGAATCCGGCGCTGGGCTTCCGCGAGCTCTACGCCGCGGGCGGGCGCATCGGCCGCGACCACGTGTCGTCGGCGGTGAACACGCTGGTCATGGCCTACGCGGGCGCCGCGCTGCCGGTGTTGCTCTACTCGTCGATCTCGGGGGTCGGCCTGGGCACGATCCTGGGCTCGCAGTCGATCGCCCAGGAAATCGTGCGGACACTGGTCGGCAGCATCGGGCTGGTCGCCGCCGTCCCCGTCACCACCGCGATCGCCGCCTGGGTGGCGATCCACGAGGAGTAG
- a CDS encoding MBL fold metallo-hydrolase: MLVVGFPTGAFQANCFLVAPANGGPCVIIDPGQDAEEPIADALREHKLSPVAVLLTHGHLDHVFSVTPVCDGNDVPAWIHPDDRYMLSDPLRGLSRETAAFFGGLQLREPREVREMTDGVELDLAGLKMTVDHTPGHTEGSVVFRSATEEGGQLLFAGDTLFAGSIGRTDLPGGSMDRMTESLRTKILTLDDETVVLPGHGGATTIGRERVSNPFLTGMVDLSDPSSAHRGRGRGI, encoded by the coding sequence GTGCTCGTCGTCGGGTTCCCGACCGGGGCCTTCCAGGCCAACTGCTTCCTCGTGGCCCCCGCGAACGGTGGCCCGTGCGTGATCATCGACCCTGGTCAGGACGCCGAGGAGCCCATCGCCGACGCCCTGCGCGAGCACAAGCTCTCGCCGGTCGCGGTCCTGCTGACCCACGGGCACCTCGACCACGTCTTCTCCGTCACCCCGGTCTGCGACGGCAACGACGTGCCCGCGTGGATCCACCCCGACGACCGCTACATGCTCAGCGACCCCCTGCGCGGCCTGAGCCGCGAGACGGCGGCCTTCTTCGGCGGCCTGCAGCTGCGCGAGCCCCGCGAGGTCCGCGAGATGACCGACGGCGTGGAACTCGACCTCGCCGGTCTGAAGATGACCGTCGACCACACGCCCGGCCACACCGAGGGCTCCGTGGTGTTCCGCTCGGCCACCGAGGAGGGCGGCCAGCTGCTGTTCGCGGGCGACACCCTGTTCGCGGGCTCGATCGGCCGCACCGACCTGCCCGGCGGCTCCATGGACCGGATGACCGAGTCGCTGCGCACCAAGATCCTCACGCTGGACGACGAGACCGTCGTGCTCCCCGGCCACGGCGGCGCCACCACCATCGGCCGCGAGCGCGTCAGCAACCCGTTCCTGACCGGCATGGTCGACCTCAGTGACCCGTCGTCGGCCCACCGTGGCCGGGGCCGGGGCATCTGA
- a CDS encoding peptidylprolyl isomerase, whose amino-acid sequence MPSNEQRREAAKRKLERQLANRAERARKRRIFGVVGTVAGVVLVVGLIYWLANRSGDDTIDPAASTAPTTEPAPDQVATPANIPTELAAVPKRPTALPAKATCAYPVEEGKPASKPAQAPPTDNVSAEGTIAATIGMSVGDVKITLDRALAPCTVNSFVSLAKQGYFNDTTCHRLTTEGIQVLQCGDPTAKGSGGPGYSFDDEVFPEIKYGRGILAMANAGKNPQTNKGTNGSQFFIVYGNAELPPNYTVFGTVEAESLKKIDEIAKTGTVSQGAPGDGSPKNPVAIKTVTVA is encoded by the coding sequence GTGCCGAGCAACGAGCAGCGCAGAGAGGCGGCCAAGCGCAAGCTGGAACGTCAGCTGGCGAACCGGGCCGAACGTGCGCGCAAGCGCCGGATCTTCGGTGTCGTGGGCACCGTCGCGGGCGTCGTGCTGGTGGTGGGTCTGATCTACTGGCTGGCCAACCGCAGCGGCGACGACACGATCGACCCCGCGGCCAGCACCGCCCCGACCACCGAGCCCGCGCCGGACCAGGTCGCCACCCCGGCGAACATCCCGACCGAGCTCGCCGCGGTGCCCAAGCGGCCCACCGCGCTGCCCGCGAAGGCCACCTGCGCCTACCCGGTCGAGGAGGGCAAGCCCGCCTCGAAGCCCGCGCAGGCCCCGCCGACCGACAACGTCTCGGCCGAGGGCACCATCGCGGCCACCATCGGCATGTCCGTGGGCGACGTCAAGATCACCCTGGACCGCGCCTTGGCGCCGTGCACGGTCAACAGCTTCGTGAGCCTGGCCAAGCAGGGCTACTTCAACGACACCACCTGCCACCGCCTCACCACCGAGGGCATCCAGGTCCTGCAGTGCGGCGACCCGACCGCCAAGGGCAGCGGCGGCCCCGGCTACAGCTTCGACGACGAGGTCTTCCCGGAGATCAAGTACGGCCGCGGCATCCTGGCGATGGCGAACGCGGGCAAGAACCCGCAGACCAACAAGGGCACCAACGGCAGCCAGTTCTTCATCGTCTACGGCAACGCCGAACTGCCGCCGAACTACACCGTGTTCGGCACGGTCGAGGCCGAGAGCCTCAAGAAGATCGACGAGATCGCCAAGACGGGCACCGTCAGCCAGGGCGCTCCCGGCGACGGCTCCCCGAAGAACCCCGTCGCGATCAAGACCGTGACGGTGGCCTGA
- a CDS encoding peptidylprolyl isomerase, producing the protein MSRTALTGVLLVALAGCSTATSGNPVGADSTDGSTTTTAAAASSASGSSSGSTSKTSAGDGKACRYATATGQPAPDGRDVGKPAERAKDAPAKVTLTTNLGAVGITLATDTAPCTARSFLHLSSKKFYDDTPCHRLTSADSLKVLQCGDPTGKGIGGPGYTVPDENPGTLKPSGVAEAVIYPRGTVAMANTGRPNSGGSQFFLVYADSMLPPTYAVFGTIDDAGLAVLDKVANGGITPQRGEQDGAPTVPVKIQTAKTDG; encoded by the coding sequence ATGTCCCGTACCGCGCTGACCGGAGTGCTGCTGGTGGCCCTCGCAGGCTGTTCGACGGCCACCAGCGGCAACCCGGTCGGCGCGGACTCGACGGATGGCAGCACGACCACCACCGCTGCTGCCGCCAGTTCGGCTTCGGGTTCGAGTTCGGGTTCGACCAGCAAGACTTCGGCAGGCGACGGCAAGGCGTGCCGCTACGCCACCGCGACCGGCCAACCCGCACCTGATGGCCGCGACGTGGGCAAGCCCGCGGAACGAGCCAAGGACGCCCCGGCGAAGGTCACCCTGACCACGAACCTAGGCGCCGTCGGCATCACCTTGGCCACCGACACCGCGCCCTGCACCGCCCGGAGCTTCCTGCACCTGTCGTCGAAGAAGTTCTACGACGACACCCCGTGCCACCGACTCACGTCGGCCGACAGCCTCAAGGTCCTGCAGTGCGGCGACCCGACCGGCAAGGGCATCGGCGGCCCCGGTTATACGGTCCCGGACGAGAACCCCGGCACCTTGAAGCCCTCCGGCGTCGCCGAGGCGGTGATCTACCCGCGCGGCACGGTCGCCATGGCCAACACGGGCAGGCCCAACAGCGGCGGCAGCCAGTTCTTCCTGGTCTACGCCGACTCGATGCTCCCGCCGACCTACGCCGTTTTCGGCACGATCGACGACGCCGGTCTTGCGGTTTTGGACAAGGTCGCCAACGGCGGCATCACCCCCCAGCGCGGCGAGCAGGACGGCGCCCCGACCGTCCCCGTCAAGATCCAGACCGCCAAGACCGACGGATAG